In the genome of Macadamia integrifolia cultivar HAES 741 unplaced genomic scaffold, SCU_Mint_v3 scaffold_15A, whole genome shotgun sequence, one region contains:
- the LOC122070950 gene encoding chaperone protein dnaJ 11, chloroplastic-like, with translation MVALSSSPSSVLSPSISFLGQKLPFPSAPASVRFRPPSIAATYSSAEKTRPPHLCSSNMASSSSLYEVLGIPMGATFPEIKSAYRRLARVCHPDVVAMDRKDTSTNEFKKIYAAYSTLSDPEKRAEYDRNLFSRQRFYTSPSSSASSYASASSSMSGFSGYSRRTWETDQCW, from the coding sequence ATGGTAGCCTTGTCTTCCTCACCTTCTTCTGTGCTTTCTCCTTCCATTAGTTTCCTCGGCCAAAAGCTCCCCTTCCCTTCTGCTCCGGCTTCTGTCAGATTCCGTCCACCTAGCATCGCTGCCACTTACTCCTCCGCAGAGAAGACCAGACCACCGCATCTCTGCTCTTCGAATATGGCTTCTTCGTCATCCCTTTATGAGGTTTTGGGTATACCCATGGGCGCCACTTTTCCGGAGATCAAATCCGCGTATCGGAGATTGGCGCGCGTTTGTCATCCAGATGTGGTGGCGATGGATCGGAAGGATACGTCGACCAATGAGTTCAAGAAGATCTACGCCGCTTATTCCACGCTCTCCGATCCTGAGAAACGCGCCGAATACGACCGCAATCTCTTCAGTCGGCAACGGTTTTatacttctccttcctcttctgccTCCTCATATGCGTCAGCGTCATCGTCAATGTCTGGCTTTTCCGGCTATAGTCGCCGGACTTGGGAGACCGATCAGTGCTGGTAG